Proteins encoded in a region of the Zea mays cultivar B73 chromosome 2, Zm-B73-REFERENCE-NAM-5.0, whole genome shotgun sequence genome:
- the LOC103645930 gene encoding translation initiation factor IF-2 has translation MAAAAVTSPDPFAFHCPVAPAEADVGEFEFHVVPAAAAALSAADELFSGGKLVPLHRPAPASAPCSPPPCLDVEPASSEPTSPRAPRCAGRRWRDLLLLVSGSRKPKATAADASNRAAGGYLHAVRETHFRPLLSRDSSSSSSSASSADSGKNARRAPPSCSPLRTRSAPVANLLHLMSSRTKPTGGDKAGAGPDAPPRPKRQEPAGAHPLLARASSSSSSASSSDSCRNPRAGAGPWRPRGPSRPSRPAVAAESPRVSASGRVVFRGLERCSSTPASAGAAPRRPRPRGMERSYSANVRVDPVINVFGFGHLFMPSSPAKERDVAGRRNRPEKLAMVLRDPQD, from the coding sequence ATGGCAGCCGCAGCGGTGACGTCGCCGGACCCCTTCGCGTTCCACTGCCCCGTCGCTCCGGCCGAGGCCGACGTCGGCGAGTTCGAGTTCCACGTCGTGCCAGCCGCCGCGGCAGCGCTCTCGGCCGCCGACGAGCTCTTCTCCGGCGGGAAGCTCGTGCCTTTGCACCGGCCGGCGCCCGCATCGGCGCCCTGCTCCCCTCCGCCGTGCCTGGACGTGGAGCCCGCGTCCTCCGAGCCGACGTCGCCTCGCGCCCCGCGATGCGCCGGGCGCCGCTGGCGCGACCTCCTCCTCCTCGTCTCCGGCTCCAGGAAACCCAAGGCTACCGCCGCCGACGCCAGCAACCGCGCGGCGGGTGGGTATCTGCACGCGGTACGGGAGACGCATTTCCGGCCGCTCCTCTCGCGGgactcgtcctcgtcctcgtcctcggcgTCCTCGGCCGACTCGGGAAAGAACGCGCGCCGCGCGCCGCCGTCGTGTTCCCCGCTTCGGACGCGGTCGGCGCCCGTGGCGAACCTGCTCCACCTCATGTCGTCCAGGACGAAACCTACCGGCGGCGACAAGGCCGGCGCCGGCCCGGACGCGCCGCCGCGCCCGAAGCGGCAGGAGCCGGCGGGCGCGCACCCGCTCCTGGCCCGAGCCTCGTCTTCTTCGTCCTCGGCGTCCTCCTCGGACTCCTGCAGGAACCCtcgcgcgggcgcggggccgTGGCGGCCGCGCGGCCCCTCTCGTCCGTCCCGGCCCGCGGTGGCCGCGGAGAGCCCGCGCGTGAGCGCGTCCGGACGCGTGGTGTTCCGCGGCCTGGAGCGCTGCTCGAGCACGCCGGCGTCGGCGGGCGCCGCGCCGCGCCGGCCGCGGCCGAGGGGCATGGAGCGGTCCTACTCGGCCAATGTGCGCGTGGATCCCGTGATCAATGTCTTCGGCTTCGGCCACCTGTTCATGCCGTCGTCGCCGGCCAAGGAGAGGGACGTCGCGGGCCGTAGGAACAGGCCGGAGAAGCTGGCCATGGTGCTGAGAGATCCACAGGATTAG